The Fragaria vesca subsp. vesca linkage group LG2, FraVesHawaii_1.0, whole genome shotgun sequence genome includes a window with the following:
- the LOC101301343 gene encoding 60S ribosomal protein L32-1-like isoform 1, whose protein sequence is MAVPLLKKQIVKKRVKQFKRPQSDRKICVKTNWRRPKGIDSRVRRKFKGVTLMPNIGYGSDKKTRHYLPNKFKKFVVHNVKELEILMMHNRTYCAEIAHNISTRKRKEIVERAAQLDIVVTNKLARLRSQEDE, encoded by the exons ATGGCCGTGCCTTTGCTGAAGAAGCAGATTGTGAAGAAGCGCGTCAAGCAGTTCAAGAGGCCCCAAAGTGACAGGAAGATATGTGTTAAG ACAAACTGGAGAAGGCCCAAGGGTATTGATTCACGTGTCAGGCGTAAGTTTAAGGGAGTCACTCTCATGCCCAACATTGGGTATGGCTCTGACAAGAAGACTCGCCACTACCTCCCCAACAAATTCAAGAAATTTGTTGTCCACAATGTCAAGGAGTTGGAAATTCTTATGATGCACAACAG GACTTACTGTGCCGAGATTGCACACAACATTTCCACCCGGAAGAGAAAGGAGATTGTTGAACGTGCAGCTCAGTTGGATATTGTTGTCACCAACAAACTTGCCAGGTTGCGCAGCCAGGAAGACGAGTGA
- the LOC101297804 gene encoding putative peptide/nitrate transporter At3g25280-like, translated as MSMEIDIYQKESDDQYIDWKGRNANPKIHGGIRAAAFACVVEVLTNMVFICNASNFVTYFTKSMHYPPAKSANMVTNFMGTSFLLTILGGFISDSLFTRFTTFILSCIIELLGLILLTIQSHSTRLRPALNLQPSQSQAAFLYTGIYSVAAGAAGINANLPAHGADQLDHSNQRQISAFFNWFFFSLCTGGLISATVMVWVEENKGWNWSFPITVIVLCLALFIFISGSPFYRHKRPTGSALTRIIKVLTYAARNWKASPNQRLGNQYAVAALNLNRADGDHKFKFLDKALIDNRVTAAEVKETRTFIGLLPIFASTIMMNCCLAQLQTFSVVQGSIMNRKLHNFEIPTPSLNVIPLIIMLSSIPLYERLYSGKNIIFKPLWRMGLGLALASGSMAVAALVEAKRRAEAADNNVMSVFWLGWQFLLLGVSDMLTLGGMLEFFYSEAPSSMRSMCTALSWCSTSMGYFLSSFLVSIVNSVSGSYGKEWLGGMNMNHGRLDLFYTLLSILNSLNFLNYMYWARRY; from the exons ATGAGTATGGAGATAGATATCTACCAGAAAGAAAGTGATGATCAGTATATTGATTGGAAAGGAAGAAACGCAAATCCAAAAATCCATGGTGGAATTAGAGCTGCTGCCTTTGCATGCG TTGTTGAGGTCTTGACAAACATGGTTTTCATATGCAATGCCAGTAACTTTGTCACATACTTCACAAAGTCAATGCATTACCCGCCAGCTAAATCAGCAAATATGGTCACCAATTTCATGGGAACCTCTTTTCTGCTCACCATATTAGGAGGCTTTATCAGTGACTCACTCTTCACTAGATTCACAACCTTCATCCTTTCCTGCATAATCGAGTTGCTG GGACTAATCTTGCTGACAATCCAATCTCATAGCACAAGGTTACGGCCGGCGTTGAATCTACAGCCTTCTCAGTCTCAAGCAGCATTTCTGTACACCGGCATTTACTCCGTTGCTGCTGGTGCTGCTGGAATCAATGCCAACTTACCTGCACATGGTGCTGATCAGCTTGATCACAGCAATCAGAGACAGATATCTGCCTTCTTCAACTGGTTTTTCTTTTCCTTATGCACTGGTGGACTCATTAGCGCAACTGTCATGGTCTGGGTGGAAGAGAACAAAGGCTGGAATTGGAGCTTTCCCATAACAGTTATAGTTTTGTGTTTGGCACTTTTTATTTTCATCAGTGGAAGTCCATTTTATAGGCACAAACGACCCACTGGGAGTGCATTGACAAGGATCATCAAG GTACTTACTTATGCTGCTCGAAACTGGAAAGCCTCACCGAACCAGAGATTGGGAAACCAGTATGCAGTAGCTGCACTCAACCTGAACAGAGCTGATGGAGATCACAAGTTTAA GTTCCTGGACAAAGCATTGATAGACAACAGAGTCACTGCAGCTGAAGTAAAGGAAACAAGAACTTTTATTGGCCTTTTACCTATATTTGCAAGCACAATCATGATGAACTGCTGCCTAGCTCAACTTCAAACATTCTCCGTGGTACAAGGGAGCATAATGAATAGAAAACTACATAACTTTGAAATTCCCACTCCATCATTAAATGTGATCCCTCTCATCATCATGCTATCCTCGATTCCCTTATACGAACGATTATATTCTGGAAAGAACATCATTTTCAAACCGCTCTGGAGGATGGGACTGGGGCTAGCACTAGCATCAGGCTCAATGGCAGTAGCTGCTCTAGTCGAAGCTAAGAGGCGCGCAGAGGCTGCTGACAACAATGTGATGTCTGTGTTTTGGCTCGGGTGGCAATTCTTGTTGCTGGGAGTGTCTGATATGCTCACTCTAGGTGGGATGCTCGAGTTCTTCTACTCCGAGGCACCAAGTAGCATGAGAAGTATGTGCACTGCTTTGTCATGGTGTTCGACATCAATGGGGTACTTCTTGAGCTCATTTCTGGTGTCCATAGTAAATTCAGTTAGTGGAAGCTATGGCAAAGAATGGCTTGGAGGGATGAACATGAATCATGGGCGCTTGGATCTGTTCTACACACTTCTTAG